Part of the Ziziphus jujuba cultivar Dongzao chromosome 8, ASM3175591v1 genome is shown below.
TTGGGAAAGGTTAAGCACCAAAATCTCGTCCCCTTGTTGGGGTACTGCTCTTTTGGTGAGGAGAAGGTCCTTGTTTATGAATATATGGTCAATGGGAGCCTAGATCTTTGGCTTAGAAATCGCAGTGGGGCACTTGAAGTCTTGGAGTTGGACTGGGGTAAACGCTTCAAAATTGCAACTGGTGCTGCTCGTGGACTAGCTTTTCTTCACCATAAAATCATTCCACACATAATTCATAGGGATGTTAAAGCCAGCAACATCTTACTCAATGAAGACTTCGAGCCAAAGGTTGCAGATTTTGGGTTGGCAAGACTGATAAGTGCATGTGAAACTCATATTACAACTGATGTTGCAGGAACCTTAGGTTACATTCCTCCAGAGTATGGACAGAGCGGGAAGTCTACTACAAGGGGGGATGTTTATAGCTTTGGTGTGATATTGCTTGAATTGGTAACAGGGAAAGAACCCACCGGACCCGACTTCAAAGAGATTGAAGGTGGGAATTTGATTGGCTGGGTGTTTCAAAAGATTAAGAAGGGGTTGGCTGTTGATGTTCTTGATGCAACTGTACTGAATGCAGACTCGAAGCACATGATGCTTCAAATGCTGCAGATTGCTTGCATATGCCTGGCTGATAATCCTGCGAGCAGGCCCACCATGCTCCAAGTGGTCAAGTTCTTGGAAGCTATCAAAGATGAGTAACATGTTAAGATTTTAATTATGTCATCAGGGtcttagctagctagctagcttaggttaattttatagcttttaataataatactgtAAAGTCTGTTTAGGAAAAGTCAGGATTTTATGTTGCAATACTTGGACTACTTCTAATCTAATATCACGATTAAGGGTTTCATACTCTTCTTAACATAAATCTTGTCATAGCTTCCTAGCTTATCTTATAAACTATATGAGATGGATTCCCAAACTAATTCCAGGATTCATGACAAAAACCAAATTGTATgggaataaattgaaaaaagttAACCATAAATCTTGTTATTGCTTCCTAGTTAGCTATCTTATAAACTATATGTTACGCGTTCCAAAACAATTCCATGATTCAAATCATGGCAAAAACCCAAGTGCATGGAGATGAAATGAAGAAAGCTAGCCTACAAAACTGATAAACACCTGGATAGGTGGCATCATATAAACATGACCGACCATAATTTTCACAAGTCACATGTGCTTGACCTTACTGGTGCTTTTCTTCACGTTGACTCAGCGACAGAGCCACTGACCCAATAACAGAACGGCAGGAACAAATCCAAATTTCCATTGGAATTCCGATTGACCCAATTGAGTCACCACCCCAGCTTAGTGTTGAACATAAGCAGCATATCAAATTCACAAACATCGTGATGCCACCAAAAATTACAAGAACCAAACCCTTAATGTAGTAATGTAATCAATGGCTGTCACACTAACCTGAATGCCCAAAAATGCATCCCTTGTCCCATAATGGAATATATGATTAAGCTATGTCATCGTCAAGTTGACATGAACATCATGCCCATATTATATAAGGCTTAAGCACGTGTagtagcaaaaattaaaaaaataaaataaaataaaaacacctttttttttccccttttttttaaaaaaaataaaattaaaagttcgAGCTAAAATAACTGTTATACGTTCTTCTTTCCATTTTCCAGTAACGCTGATCTTTTTATCGATTTATAGTGTGAGCACAACCCTTATAGTTTGTATAACTCACCAAGCATGAATAGATTTTACTAGCTAGCCGATGGGAGTTTGAAATGGTTCATAGAGCAACAAATAACAATTGTACATGCTAGGAATATTCACTAAACTTTCTAACTCACTTAGCTGTTGCTGCTTTTGGTTAACAACTCTCTCACGAATCTTGTAAACTAAGCTCTGTTGCTTTTTGACTTAACGAAGTAAATTACATCATGAAGTAATGGAAAGAACATTCACTAATTTCTCCCCAACTAAAGTGAAGATCAAGTAACTATAGCAGCTGCCCTAAAACTGAAAACTTGGACCAGGCCCTTTCAGCTTCTTTTAAGCCCATTGCCACTTTAGATTCCACATTAAGGCGCTGATATGAtgaaaagcctttttttttttttgttttttgggtcgctgtttttcccaaaaataattaaggaaaggAAAGGTGTTCTTTCTAAAAGGGCAAAAGAAAAGGTCCGTCCAAGAAACTTCTTGGAATGGGTCCCCCAAAAGGGAGTTTTTATCGACGCACGTGATTTCATTTGCCACGTGTGCCCACTCCTAATAAGGACTCCAATCCAGTGCGGGTACGCTGGTTACAATTAACAGGTGGCCCCCATTGCCACCCCCCACCAACCGTTTAATCGGAGCTCTCATCGTCAATTACACACCGTTTGATTAGCCCGGTGGCACTGCTTGAGGCAAGACGACGGCGTTTCCTTATGACCGGCATCCAACGGCTCTGATTTCACATCCGCTTCAGCTGCTTGATGCAGCCGTAGATCCGTCTCGTCGTCCTCCCTCGAACCTTTGCTACCTTCCCTCGCTCGTTTCATTCCAATTGTGACGCCGAACAGCCTCGGATTCGTCTCCGTCTCATCCTCCATCACCGCCGCATCTTCCACCGCCTCGCCCCTGGACCGCCTCCCCGGCATCAAATCCAAAGGTTTCACATCCCGGAAACCGCTCTCCCTCGCTTGGAAACCGCTTTCCGACTGGTCGTAAGCGTAATTCGAAACCATGTTGAAGATGTTTTTGCAGAGAGATTTCATGTCCGCAAGCTCCTTCTTGAGCTGCTGATTCTCTTTCCTCAACCTATCGTTCTCGTCCACAAGCTCCGCCGAAGCTCTTATCGGCGAGGAGCTGGATGATATAACTTGCTCCTCGCCAGAATTCGTCGGAGAAATTATAGGCTTTGCTGTGGGAATTGCCGCCACCGTGACTCCTGATGGAACCGCCACTGCAGCTGGAACCGCCACCGCTGTCGCCGGTGTCGTGATTTTCCGGCGTTGTATTTCGCATAGGAGCCGTTTCTCACCTCTTCGGAAGTATTCGTTGGCGAATTCCCACCGGTCAGGTACTACCTTCCTAAATCCCtaaaaaacaaccataaaaaaaattaataaaaagccttaaaaaaaaaaataaaagaagaagaagaagagattgataaagataagaaaaagaaagataaagattGAAAGGCCTTACATAGGTGTTGAGCTGCCTAACAAAGCTGGAGAAGTTGTTATGCTTAAAATACTTGGGAAGCAAATCTCTAGCGAAAACGGTGGGATCCCAAACGATGAAGGTAGATCCCTCGTCGTTCCAAGAGATCACGTCATCAATTGTTTGATCGTCGACGAGTTGATAAGTTTTCGTCAGAAACGGTGTTGGTAACGTTCTCTGAGAGTCTCCCCCTCCGGCTGCGGTGGTGTCGGAGTTTGACTCCCCCGGCGGCGGCGGAGCCATAGGTGGAGCTCTGACGGaaccaataattaaattaaatagaaaaacacTTTGAAATCGacaatcttttttcctttcttttttttttttttgggttaattaagAAATAAGGGAAAAGAGCGAGATTTGGAAGTGGTGGAAGAATATAGAGAGAAAGGGGTGAGGGTGGGCTGGATTTATGGCAGTTCTAGAAGTTTCTCCTGGAACTTAGAAAGGATTGGAAGAGATAAGAAAGACTTAGGGTGGGAAGGTGGGGATAGGGGTAGGGCCGTGAGCCAAGGAAAATGGTGGAGAAGGGAAATAGAAACGAAACCACCAGAAGCATCTACTACGTTACGTTTTTCCTCGAGAAACTTCCTTCCAAgatttctctctccttctctttcTACACGTGGCATTTCTTGAgaggctaatttttttttttttaaattttaccccccttttttttttttgtcctgaTTTATTTCCACTTCTTAACCGGTATTTTTTACTCAATTACAATTTACTACTTTTCTTCCGTTTGTATTttcgtttcttcttcttcttttttttttttttttttttttttgttgttttgtttcattagaaaatattttcgttcaattttttttttatcaaattaactttgggTACCTGTGGACGGTAcgaaaaaaattgatgaattaatttAAGTGCCTTtggcaaaatttaaaaaagaaaaaaaaagaaaaaggcatttGTGATCGGAATCAGCTAAAGAGTTTGTTTATTGTCTGATAAGCTAGAGCATGGAGGGAAATGGAAAATGTTTGAAGATTTTAGTTTTCATAATCTGGCAGGTATATGCAACTTGTGCGGTTTATTTGTATTATCCATAGCcaaaacgtttttttttttttttttttcccggttTTGGAAGCACTAAAATAGTAACTTCTTTCATTTCATCcttttttatgcttttataaTATCCTTTCTTTAGAAATTTCCTTATTCTTTAAATTCAATTGTTTCTCTGCAATAGTTCTAAGCATTAGAGACAGTGAAATCCGAATGTCTAATTACTCCAATCGAACATAAACCATCAACGTATACAAAATATACTGTTGACAATAAATTTGACGTGCAATTATGCCACAAGTTGgatatttttagtttaataattccaatataaaatgcatagacaattatcaattttttttattaatttcaacgCATGGATTTTCAAACCAAAATAATATTCAACTAGATAAGATTCAATTTCAGATTACAattcaaaggaaaaattatatgattttatttagaAAGATTTTATCAAAAGCAAGGTCCATGGCTTGGATTTGAATTGATCcgaaaaatctttattttttcttatcaaaACGGAGATAGTCAGCAGATGGACAACaattattttttgggaaaagaacaaacaaaaagacGGCCtgtaaatagatattttttttatatgcttttagacttttctttttccactttattttttcttgggcTGTTTTCGTCTTTTTGATTTaacaactatatatttatttcccattTAGATGTCCGTTTGATTCAAGCATATATCGACTTCAATTAAAACTGGAATGCATTTTCAGACTTTCGgttacgatatatatatatatgtatatataggagCGCTCCAACGGACTAATTAATAAATACCAgattataaacaataaataaaaatgtttgggGATTGCGGCCCAGCTCATTGTGggtcctaagaaattaaatacttgaaagaaataataacaataataagcaaataataataagcaaATAAACTCGTATCACGTGCTGCACCCGTGACTTTGGTGTGTATGTTGTTATTCCGGTTTTAGGCAATCCACGTTCTCACTCTGAGCACGTATTGTCGTTTACACAccaatattgataataattaaaataggaatagagaaaaaaagatagccataaataaaataaaaaaagtgtatCACGAAAGCGCAAACACATGTTACATGGAAGGAAAAAGAAGGTAGAGCCTTAACTTACAAGTGGGTTTGACCAGTATGACAAAATTGACAAGATGgagaagcaaaagcaatattaataGTGGAGCTTTCCCAAGAAAGAGATGGCTTCAAGATGTGTCTTCATCTTCTACGCAACACACATTTCCGGAAGCATGCGAGAAGATGTGTATTGTATaacaatatacatacatgtTTGATAGATTTGATTTCCAACACGTGCACTCTTTTTATTTCTCATCTAAtatttttcttccccttgtttttgttttatccaCTTTTAATGTTTGGGATCCAGAAGGGAATTAAGTTTTTCTTAGTATTTTAGACGACCCTCAAAATACTCTCTAAAACTTGGATTTGAATGCATTTTTCATGTCTCCTGGATTCTTCTAGCTAGTCTCTTTAAATCTTGTGTGGATTCTTGGTTTtggataatcaaattttttttttttttttagccaaatTTGCTGCCAAACCTTTCTTTGGttcttttttcaatcttttttatttttatttttattttttttgcggTGCAAAATATTGGCTGGTTAGGACAAGTGAGGGGTATGATATATCTGATCCAAACATTCCCTCTCGGTCCCCCCTATGTTGGATCCAAAATTGCCCCCATTAGAAGGAAATCCATGACCATCCATGCATGATTTTGGGGTGTACGAAAAATGTTGCCAATTCATTCTACGCTCACCCTTTCAAACAAGACAGAAAATCTAAtaattatctaataaaattgaaagtgaCTTGCTTCCCCATCCTGTATAGGAGTCATTTTCcaagaaaaatatgtaaaaattctgatatacacaagaaagTGGAATTGAGAACGTCGTCAACCATACGAAATGTATCCTAACCAGTAAATGAATATTCCTTCCTAACCATTTATAACTCTTtatttagaagaagaaaaaagaggcCCTTCTTTCCACATCTCTTCCATATTCGGTCAAAGGGAAGAAAGAAGGATATAACAGGTTGCGTAATGgaacattattaaaaaattaataaataaataaaataaagatatctACTCAACCCCCAATACCTATGTTACTTGGCTACTATAATGTGATAGATTGAGCCACCAACACAGTGACTTGAAAGAACAAATTCTAATATTacaccccccccaaaaaaaaaacaaagaacggATCCAATTTTAAAACTAGTATTGCAGCGGAGGTAAGACATTTCCTacaatacccaaaaaaagaaatcaaagtcTAATATAACCATATCAAAACTCTTAACTTAACCAAAACCACTGAGAAGCTTTCTTTTAAGAAAGCAagcactttatttatttatttctagcGTGACTAAGAAAGCAAGCTCTTTAGTAGTAGGACGATCCAAGAATGGGCACAGTACTTACGAGGCCGCTATTTTCAGAGGGTTTGAACTGCTCAGAAAGGACCAAAATAGTCAGTGGTTTTAATGTCTTATTCATCGACTCCCAACTGAGTGGAACATCTGGTTGTGGTTGTATATCTCAATTGAAAGTAGGCTCATGGCTAATAGAAATTTCATGATGTAAACAATAAGAATGGAGACTTGACTGTTTTTctcattctttttccttttcaaaaagaGGCAGTCAACATCTTAAAAGAGTTTAAGAATCAACCTCCCACCACAAACTCTAATATTACTTTGTCacggaaaagaaaataattttgaactgTAAAGCCTTCCACACCAATATTCAATACCAAAGCAGTTGAAACACTTCCTGCAAAGTCTGCTCTGATCGTAAGAAGATCATCATATAAAACTTATCAAGAATGGAGAATTATCATACTGCAATATGAGATGCATACAGATTAAAGAATCATTACAGTGCAAATCCAACAGTTACAGATCAGAGATTAAGCTATTAATACCAAAGTATCAGCATCTATTTAGTACACACGAGCTGACGGCCAGCAGTGTATGAGGTTTATCTATTAGTCACCAACTATAAATACTTAATGCAGCAACAAACTTCTATAAATGAGCCAAAAAATTGCAGTCTGTGATATGCAGAGTAGAACAATACCCATTGCATTGGGTTTATTTAGTGattattaccaaatatataaggTAAACAAATTTCAAAGACAAGAATAATAGCTGCCCAAATCTATAAAATGACGAGTTTTCCATGATTCCAACAAAGAAGTTACTGGGCTTCAACTGAACCATCTATGTTGTACGGCCAATCTTGCTGTTGATGGCTTTGAACAACCAAATCATGTAATGCAAACACATATCAGGCTCTTCAAGGGTTGTCAGAAACCAACACTCTATTTAAGTTGATAAAAAGACAAATACCTTTTAATCATGTCATGCTTTCTTAATGTTTCTAAGAACCAGAAGCATCATTAGAAACTTAAATAAACCGAACAAAATGCTTAATAAGGAAAAGGTTATAATCTGAGTCTTCAACTGATTACATTGTTGATTAGAATGAGGTGTTAGGAAGCAAATTGTGTCTTCCCCAAAAGGACAAGTTCTACAATCAGAAGCTGATTAGTTAGCAAGCAACAGTTGACTGGGGACTATGGAAAAACCACGTATATTATAACTCTGCTTCGGATGCGTTTGACATGTCGGTCATCGGAGGCAACCTTACAATCGGGCAAACTGGATGGTACCTAGAGCCTATAGATGCAAGACAACTCCATAATATGCAAGTAGTGGCTTTGGTAAGCCAATGTGTCAAAAGCAATAAACCATAAAAGGACATTTTAGAAagatttttgtttacttttttagCTCAAAAATGTGAATTTAAATATCACAAAATTTCCTTCAAGAAGTTATTATACAAAGGTTATGAAGAAAACATATCTTATTTGTTATAAACAGAAACGACTGCGGTTAGACATATTCCCAAATAACTTCCTGCAACATCTTAATGTGCTAAACAATATCACATGCAACGATGCCCATCAATTAAACAAAACTACAGCTAGGTTCACCATAAGTTATGAATTAATTACCATAGAGTTTCAATTAGAGAATAAAAAACTATGAACATAGTCTTAACAATGATATATTGGATGCCAAATGAATATTGTAAGCAGTCTAAATAATCATTTGTAACAAATCAAACAGAGGATGTGTGTATACTAGATGGTGCTTATGTTGCCCCATAATTTGCGTTCATAAATTTCTCGTTACAAGTAGAACACTCTTCActcaaaactaacaaaaaatccAACCGAACAACCAATGGTAAAAGTTGCATGCTACAGGATCAAAGTCATCAAGAAACATATAAATTGCCACGACGAAACAGCAAAAGAGTCACTGAAGTATAAACAGCCCAAATAAAGACAACCCACCAAGCCAGAAATAAAGCCACTTCCTTAAGAAAAGCAGAGCAAGGCAGTAAACCACAAACCAATTGGTAATCTTCGATGGAATTACCATCAAGTTGAGATAATCCTAGAAAGACAAGTAACAAAACTGGGGGTGCAAGAAACTGCAAAACTACGAGACATAAGAAGTGATTGTGAAGAAAAACTTTTGCCCTGCTAAATTCCAAATCAGGGACTTTGCTAGCATGCAACCTCTGGTACCAACACAAAAGAGCTTCGTTCAAGTACATTTGCAAGTTCGGTCGCAGAGCAACAAGTTGCAAGAAACCCGAAAGCAATAAGCACCAAATCCTAAGTTTAGCAAAATCAGAAGGCAAAATTCCTACACTTCCAAACAATCTCTCTAAATGTCCAAATTTGTTGTCCAAATGCACATCTTTACCATCAGCAATGTTCTTGTTGACCAACATTTCTGACAAAGGTTTAATCCATAGAATCGCCGCGAATAGAATCACCAAATAATTTGCATAGAGAGTTAGTCTACCAAACCATCCGCATGAAATCATTGCCAAATTAGACCTGGGCTGATCAGTTCCAAGCCAAAACGCCCTGGCACTCTTCGTTGCAGGCATAAATAGAAAACCAGCTAAGCAACCCATTAAAACAGCAATCGAAaatctaccaaaaccatcaattggaccaaaattgaaatccaGAACTGAAGGACTAATTAGGAAGCAAACCATATTCCCAACTATGGCTCCCAAAACCCCAAAGAGAACACTCAGTTGCTTCTCCGACCTCCTCGACgcagatttttcaaaagaaaccttggCGAGCAATGTCAgaaacttaaaaacacccacaaatcctAGCAGAACCGGAACAAAACCCCCATTTGCAAAAGACCCAGATTCTTCCgatccaccattcaagtatttctCAAGCAGCAGAGAAGAAATAACCACAAGCGAGAAGGTAAAAGCATTCCGATACTCGTAGAAATAGAGGCGGGATTGAAGATGGGCATCGTCGAGCTTTAGCCTGAAGATCTGAGCATTGCTTTCATCGAACTCAAACTTGTTGTCCTTGGATTTGGTTCTCTTTCTGATCTCAGCGTTGGTTTTGGATGAGAACCCCGAAGCCGAATCGGAGGAGCCATCGGGTCTCCGAATAGCAGCTTTGACGCCATTGCTGAGATTATCTGGGTGGATATAAGTATGGAGACCATGGAGGAAGAAGACTGGGATTTTGAGGAAGGTAAGGAGGAGAGTGAGTAAGAAGGAGAGTGAGGCATGGAGAAAAAGATTCTTGTAGGTTATGAGAATTGGGAACATGGTGTTCGTTTTGGGTTCTCAAAGTCGGTGAAGACGGTGATGGCAGATGGAGATTTTGGGGGTTGCTTGGTTTTGTCCTTGAGATCTCAGAAAGTCTTTTTGGGCTTCTTGGGTCTCTTTTGGGAGTGGAAATGGAGCTCCACCTCCACAGCTTGCTTGTTCGTCAAATAAAACGGGATCATCAACCCTCCGCGTGCTTTGCTATTTTGCGCTTGTGTTCgtcatttcattttaaattaaatttctataaaaatcaaACGTGTCAGATTCATTGGAAAGTCATATAcattaatattgtttattattattattattattattgcttagAATATGTTTATTTGATCTTGATCACGGACTACTGGGATATATATTgtaaagaatttataaaaaattgataaaattagttAACCAAAACTTTCAAATACTTTATTTTAGAGCTTATCATATTTAgtgaatcaatttttttttaaaaaaaatttaaatgttttaaaccAATTTTTAGTATGAAATGTGATATTATACATGAAtattattacaataaaaaataaaaataagctagatccaaaaaaaaaaaaaaatttgagagagTGTAATAGGATCTGTTGCTTATTtgcttcaaaaattcaaaagcaaGAAAGTCATCAAATATAGAACACCATTATTTAAGTAGATCAAACATAAAATGACACTATAAATGGTAGGTGGCAAGCCCCTACTTTTGCCTGTCCCCTGAGATTTATCCGGCAAGACCTCCTCAAGATGTGCATGAAAAATTTCAGGCACGACTTGTCGTCTCCTGCCCAAGCTTTTTAGGGGATTCAACTACATGTGCACTGAAGCTAACAATGTGGAAGCACATCTTAGCAAATAGCGGGGTCCTACTGAGTGCATTGCATAAAGTTGGTTCCATTTCCTTAACTACCAACAAAGATAGAcgaacctctctctctctctctctctcttaaagaaaataataataacattaaaattGGAGCAAGTAATTAATGTACTCAAAAACAAGCGTCGTCCATCAGAATGTCCCTCCATCAAACACCTTACGAAAATATgtcccaaaaaaacaaagaagagtaaagaataaaaatgtaattttgtcAAAAGAGTAGTTTTTAGACTCCACACGGTTGGTTGGCTAATTATCAAACataaatgacaatgtgttgTTTGTCCAAGAAGCCGCGTTTACAAgtcataagaaaatatatagaagTGGGTTTCCCACTCAATTTGGAACtagttttttcttgttttgggtCAAGATTTGCTTtgctaaatttaaaaacaagacATGAATTTGCGTGTGtaataaacaatatttactGCTTACTAGTACATAATTATTACCATGTGaagttttatcaaaattaatttatgttgtGCGAAGTCCAAACGCATATAAGGATACAAATCATGCCAGTATCATATAGTACCTTTATTTTATCTGTTTATATTCAGAGTAATATATTTCTTATTGCCCTTCTTTAattcaatcaaaaaaaaaaaaaatttgagtttgaaatcTGTTCCAACTCCCATTAccattttatagaaaaaaaaataataataataataaaaacacccATTACCGTAAGAACGACTACATGCATATATGAGAAAGATTCAGAGagtcctttttttgttttttttttttttcgggatAGGAAAGATTCaagagtactttttttttttttttttttgggataaactCGATTCAAAGTGTACTGACTTGTCAAAATTAATCTcactaaataataattaataaaaatctcTCTCCAAACCGAGACCACTCAGTAAGTGTACAAAAAGTTATAACATGAAAAGATAAAGCAACCAACTCTGTCTCGGTCCAACTTATCAAGATTGAGTAGCCTCTGTCATACTTGTCATTATCTTTAACCCATTCATAAAAATCTTTCTTCTGAATACCATGACTCATTaaacttgaaaatatataaatttattcaaattctTACTTTGACATGGTTAAAAAATATCATCCATGTATTTATGTATCAAGAACTTATGTGCTTTTGAAACATCTAGCTGATGATGATCACTTGCATGATTTAAAATCTTGTGTTTACAATCTTCTTtccctaattattattattgaaaaaaaaaaattatgtatcaCTCACCCTTCACCATACCAAAACGCttgagttgaaaaaaaaaaaaaaaaaaaaacacaaaataccaaaaaaaattaaaaacaaaaaattacccattatttaaaaaaaaacaaaaatcattgtctaaaaaactataattaaaaaaataaataaaaaaagagagtgaTTATCACCATTCACCAATGTAGACGACCAACAACCCaaaattatttacccaaaacaaaaaaaaaaaaagaaaaaaagaggaaaaccTAAAATTAAATTTCTGGCCTTTAAAGAAAAGCACCCATGAAGTAGTTATTACATGGGTATTTTGGTGACTGGTCATTTTGATCAACAAACCAACTAAGGCTACAATATTTCCTGTACAAAAGAAAATATCAGCAGGCATTGTCATCATCACCATTCACCAACTGCTGTACAATTACAACTACATACAACGAacttcaaaaacaaaagaaaatgaaagaaaacaaaagcagaagaaaaataaaaaaaaggaaaaaaaaagaaaataaaaaaaaaaaggaaaaaacccaATTACAAGAAaagaatctttttctttttttttttttttttttttggggacatcCTTTCCATGATCAGGTGGCAGGTGGCAGTGGTACGATTGGGGGCTCTCTCTCTTCATCTTTATCACCAAGTCTTCTGTTTTCAAACTGTGGGACCACCTGTGAAGACATTCCATCCATCACACATCAAGATCAGATAAATAGATCAACGCTCCACAGACTTTATTCATATCCAACTAATTATGTTTATATGCATTCATGATTAATGACCATGATATATTAccccaaagaaaagaaaaaagatcaaATTATCATTTAATGCTAGATTTGAAACTAGTTGATTGGAAAATTGAGTGggatatgtatgtatgtatattgctACAATTATTGCCTCCTTTTGATTACGATCGGATGGTGCGGTTCTATTATCGTATAATACGGCCACCTTAGTAAATTGGTCAGCATATGCATGTCTTTAAAACCGACCTGATCTTCTGATGAATTTAACGGCTGAGATGGCATTACTCTCCTGGTTCTCTTCCCAGTTCTACCGTCCCTTCTGCTTCTT
Proteins encoded:
- the LOC107414457 gene encoding heat stress transcription factor B-2b; translation: MAPPPPGESNSDTTAAGGGDSQRTLPTPFLTKTYQLVDDQTIDDVISWNDEGSTFIVWDPTVFARDLLPKYFKHNNFSSFVRQLNTYGFRKVVPDRWEFANEYFRRGEKRLLCEIQRRKITTPATAVAVPAAVAVPSGVTVAAIPTAKPIISPTNSGEEQVISSSSSPIRASAELVDENDRLRKENQQLKKELADMKSLCKNIFNMVSNYAYDQSESGFQARESGFRDVKPLDLMPGRRSRGEAVEDAAVMEDETETNPRLFGVTIGMKRAREGSKGSREDDETDLRLHQAAEADVKSEPLDAGHKETPSSCLKQCHRANQTVCN
- the LOC107414399 gene encoding uncharacterized protein LOC107414399 encodes the protein MFPILITYKNLFLHASLSFLLTLLLTFLKIPVFFLHGLHTYIHPDNLSNGVKAAIRRPDGSSDSASGFSSKTNAEIRKRTKSKDNKFEFDESNAQIFRLKLDDAHLQSRLYFYEYRNAFTFSLVVISSLLLEKYLNGGSEESGSFANGGFVPVLLGFVGVFKFLTLLAKVSFEKSASRRSEKQLSVLFGVLGAIVGNMVCFLISPSVLDFNFGPIDGFGRFSIAVLMGCLAGFLFMPATKSARAFWLGTDQPRSNLAMISCGWFGRLTLYANYLVILFAAILWIKPLSEMLVNKNIADGKDVHLDNKFGHLERLFGSVGILPSDFAKLRIWCLLLSGFLQLVALRPNLQMYLNEALLCWYQRLHASKVPDLEFSRAKVFLHNHFLCLVVLQFLAPPVLLLVFLGLSQLDGNSIEDYQLVCGLLPCSAFLKEVALFLAWWVVFIWAVYTSVTLLLFRRGNLYVS